Part of the uncultured Cohaesibacter sp. genome is shown below.
TGGCCTGTGCGCTGGCAGCGCACTGGCGCTGGAATGGGCATTCTTTTTCGCTGTCGGCCCACTGTCTGCGGTCGGAGTGCCTGTGGTGGCGCTGATCATCGCGGGTTTTCTCGTCGGTGCGGCAGGCTTTGCCTTCATGGGGTGGGGCTTTGTGCATTTCCGTCTGGTCGGAACCAGCCTCAACACGGCAGTGGCCGCATCCAGTCTTGTCGATGGCGGGGCCTTCCGCTTCAGCCGCAACCCCATGTATGTCGGCTTCGTGGTCATGCTGCTCGGCGGCACCATCCTGTTTGACAGCCTGCCTTTCCTGCTGGCTGCCCTCATCATGTTCCTCTATCTGGATCGCTTCGTCATTCCGCGCGAGGAAGCCTATCTCCGGGCAGCATTCGGTGCGGATTACGCCGACTATTGCGCCCGCGTGCGACGTTGGCTCTAGGCATCAGAAATCGAAACCCAACTGCCCCGGGTTGCAGATGTTGCCCGGCGTGATCCCTTCATGCGCCAGCAGCCATGTCTTCAGCTCCAGCCCGCCTCCGAATCCCACCAGTGATCCGTCCGCTCCGATGACCCGGTGACAGGGGACGATGATCGGCAGCGGATTGGCATGATTGGCCATGCCGACCGCCTGGGCACCCTTGGGTTTGCCGACCCGCCCGGCAATGTCGCCATAGCTGGCTACTGTGCCATAGGGAATGGCACTCAGAGCTCTCCAGACCGCAAGCTGAAAGGGCGACCCCTTGAGCAGGTAGGGGACGGTGAAACGCTGCAACGCCTTCTCGAAATAGGCATCAAGCTCACGTCGCGCCTCGGCAAAGGCACCCAAATCCATGCGCCAGCGACCATCAGCCAGTGTCCTCTCCCCATCCTGCGGAAAGGCCAGCGCATGAATGCATCCCTCGCTGCCTGAAAGCAGCAGCGCGCCGATAGGGCTGTCATGGTAGCAATAGCAGATGTCCTGTTCAGTCACGCATCACCCGTTGGTTGATTGCCCACACTCTAGCCGAAACTCCTGGATAGCAAAAGTGTTTGTTCACATATTGTTCTTGATCTGCAACCAAAAACATCGTAAGGTTGTCAAACCATCTTTATCACGTATAAATAGTTTTATGCCTTTTCACTATCGGGTTCGCCATGGTTTCCCATGTTCAGACGGTTTCCTTTCAGGGCATAGCGGCAACGCCGGTGGATGTGCAGGTTCACGTGGCCTCCGGTCTGCCTGCCTTCACCATCGTCGGTCTGCCCGACAAGGCGGTTGGCGAGAGCCGTGAGCGGGTGCGGGCGGCACTTTCCGCCTCCGGTCTGTCGCTGCCGCCCAAACGCATAACTGTCAATCTGGCTCCCGCCGACCTGCCCAAGGAGGGCAGTCACTTCGATCTGCCGATTGCCCTTGGCCTGATGGCTGCCATCGGCGCCATTCCTGCCGACTGTCTTGACGCCTTCACCGTGCTTGGCGAATTGTCTCTGGATGGTCGGCTGGCCGCCGTGGTCGGGGTTCTGCCTGCGGCGATCGCTGCCAACGTCGAGGAGCGGGGGCTGATCTGCCCGGCTTCATGTGGACCGGAAGCGGCATGGGCCGATCCGGACATGGATATACTGGCGCCCGACAGCCTCATCGCGCTGGCCAATCATTTCAAGGGCAGTCAGGTGCTTTCACGCCCGAGGGCATCGATCCGCCAACCCGGTGATTCCCTTCTGGACCTTCGGGACATCAAGGGGCAGGAGATGGCCAAGCGGGCGCTCGAGGTGACCGCTGCCGGTGGCCACAACATGCTGATGGTCGGCCCGCCCGGTTCCGGCAAGTCGATGCTGGCCTCCCGCCTGCCGACCATTCTGCCGCCGCTCACTCCAGCCGAGTTGCTGGATGTCTCGATGATCCATTCCATCGCCGGTCTGTTGCCCAACGGACAATTGACAGCCGAACGGCCGTTTCGCAATCCTCACCATTCCGCCTCCATGGCGGCCATGGTCGGTGGCGGTATGCGGGCCAAACCGGGAGAAGTGGCGCTGGCGCACAATGGCATCCTGTTTCTCGACGAACTGCCCGAATTCTCGCCGCAGGTGCTCGACAGCCTGAGGCAGCCGATTGAAAGCGGTGAGGCGGTGATCGCCCGGGCCAACCACCGGGTGACCTATCCGGCCCGCTTTCAGCTGATTGCCGCCATGAATCCTTGCCGTTGTGGTCATGCCGGTGAACCGGGCTATGTCTGCAAGCGCGGAGCCCACTGTGCGGCAGACTATCAGGCGCGCATATCCGGGCCCTTGCTGGACCGGTTCGATCTGCGGGTGGAAGTGCCCGCGGTCTCGGCCAGCGATCTGATGCTGCCACCCGCAAAGGAGGGATCCGCCGAGGTCGGCGCCCGGGTCAGACAGGCGAGGAAGGTGCAGCGGGAACGCTTCGCGGCGCTCGGGGTCAGCCATATCATCACCAATGCCCAGTGCCCGGCCAGTCTGATCGAGCAGATCTGCGAGCCAAAGGGAGACGCCCGTATCCTGCTCGCCCATGCGGCCGAGACCATGGCCCTGTCTGCCCGAGGCTATCACAGGGTGCTGAAGCTGGCGCGTACCCTTGCCGATCTCGCCGGACGTCAGCAGCCGGGCAGCGAGGAAATCGCCGAAGCCCTTGGTTATCGAGTGGCCACGCCATCACTGGTGGCCTGAAACGGGACATAGGAAGGTGGAACCGGTCAGCCTGAAACGGTGCTGGCCGGCTTTGGCACGCGGAAAGAAGGCGGGAAAACGGGCTAATGTCGAGGCAA
Proteins encoded:
- a CDS encoding isoprenylcysteine carboxylmethyltransferase family protein gives rise to the protein MRVHLQKPNPPASPASLSPASPGIRFAIPPLIFGLCAGSALALEWAFFFAVGPLSAVGVPVVALIIAGFLVGAAGFAFMGWGFVHFRLVGTSLNTAVAASSLVDGGAFRFSRNPMYVGFVVMLLGGTILFDSLPFLLAALIMFLYLDRFVIPREEAYLRAAFGADYADYCARVRRWL
- a CDS encoding methylated-DNA--[protein]-cysteine S-methyltransferase codes for the protein MTEQDICYCYHDSPIGALLLSGSEGCIHALAFPQDGERTLADGRWRMDLGAFAEARRELDAYFEKALQRFTVPYLLKGSPFQLAVWRALSAIPYGTVASYGDIAGRVGKPKGAQAVGMANHANPLPIIVPCHRVIGADGSLVGFGGGLELKTWLLAHEGITPGNICNPGQLGFDF
- a CDS encoding YifB family Mg chelatase-like AAA ATPase, yielding MVSHVQTVSFQGIAATPVDVQVHVASGLPAFTIVGLPDKAVGESRERVRAALSASGLSLPPKRITVNLAPADLPKEGSHFDLPIALGLMAAIGAIPADCLDAFTVLGELSLDGRLAAVVGVLPAAIAANVEERGLICPASCGPEAAWADPDMDILAPDSLIALANHFKGSQVLSRPRASIRQPGDSLLDLRDIKGQEMAKRALEVTAAGGHNMLMVGPPGSGKSMLASRLPTILPPLTPAELLDVSMIHSIAGLLPNGQLTAERPFRNPHHSASMAAMVGGGMRAKPGEVALAHNGILFLDELPEFSPQVLDSLRQPIESGEAVIARANHRVTYPARFQLIAAMNPCRCGHAGEPGYVCKRGAHCAADYQARISGPLLDRFDLRVEVPAVSASDLMLPPAKEGSAEVGARVRQARKVQRERFAALGVSHIITNAQCPASLIEQICEPKGDARILLAHAAETMALSARGYHRVLKLARTLADLAGRQQPGSEEIAEALGYRVATPSLVA